The Kiritimatiellia bacterium DNA segment CTGGCTTTGACGCGCGCGCGGCTTTCGGCGGATTGGATGAACAAATACGGGCATGCGATTCATCTGCTGGAGACGTTTGTGGAACGGGAACGATTCCGGGGAACATGCTATCGGGCAGCGGGCTGGATTCGGGTTGGCGCGACCACGGGCCGCAGCCGCAATGACGTGGCTAACACGCTCCGCGTGCCCGTGAAAGACATTTACCTGTGTCCGCTTGCCCATGATTTCCGGGAAAAACTGGGTGTGACCATGAACACGCCGGCCAGAAGGAAGGAGAACGGATGAAACTTGATGGTTTTGACCAGTTGATCCGGCAATTCCGTAAATTTGCAGATGAACTGCCTGACCGGCGGAGGGGCAAAAACAGAAGCTATTCGATGGCGGATATTTTTCTGAGCGCTTTTGCGGTATTCTTTACCCAGTGCCCTTCTTTTCTGGCGCGTCAAAAGGAAATGCAGCAACAGCAAGGCCAAAGCAACGCGCAAACGTTATTTCAAATCGAGGACATTCCCAGCGACAATCATATCCGCCAAATGCTTGACCCGATTGCGCCGGAACAACTTTTGCCGGTCTATGACGCCATTTACGAAGCGTTTCGGGAGCAGGGCGCGCTCGACACATTCCGCGGCGTCCATAATACCACCTTGATCGCCTTGGACGGCACCTGGTATTTTTCCTCGGAAAACATTCATTGCGACAAATGTTCACGGATTGAACATAAAAGCGGCGGAACCACCTATTATCACAGCGCCATCACGCCGGTCATCGTGGCGCCCGGACAAAACCAGGCCTTGCCCTTACGCCCTGAATTTATCGTGCCCCAGGACGGCCATGACAAGCAAGACTGTGAAATCACCGCGGCTAAACGCTGGCTGGAAAAGAACGGAGCGTTTTATCGGACCGGTAATGCCGTCATTTTGGGCGATGACCTTTATGCCCATCAGCCGTTCTGCCGCCGTGTGGCGCTTTACGGCTACCATTACATTTTCACCTGCAAACCCGATTCCCACGTCAGCTTGTATCAATGGCTCGCTCTCTTGCCTGCCAACCATATCCGCACCATTGCCATGCGGGTCAAGAATAAGCGCCAACATTGGGAAAACCACGTCTATCGCTACTTTAACGGCGCCCCTCTTGCCGATGGCGATTCACCGCTGAAGGTCAACTGGTGCGAAGTAACGGTTGCCAACCAATCCGGTCAACAAGTTTACCATAACGCTTTCATTACCGATTTCGAGATCACGGATGAAAACGTGTCCGGAATTATTGAGTCCGGCCGCGCCCGCTGGAAGATCGAAAACGAGAACAACAATACCCTGAAAACCAAAGGCTATCATCTGGAACATAATTTCGGCCATGGCAAACAACATCTTTCATCGCTCCTGGCCGCCATGAATATCCTCGCTTTCCTCTTCCATGCCTTCCTTGCCTTCTGCGATCAGAATTACAAGTTTATCCGCGCCGCTTTGCCAACCCGCAAAACATTCTTTAACGACCTGCGCGCGCTCCTGCGTTATATGTGTTTCCCAAGCTGGAACGTCATTATGGTTTTCATGCGGCGGGGAATTGAATACGGCCCCCAGCCTATGCCGCCACTCATTGCCTGAAAAACCATTCCCAGCCGTATTCTGCCCTGATGTCGCCAGCCCGTTTCTTTCCCATTCCTCGCCCGAAAACGGAACGTTTGCATCCCGGCTTCGCTCAAAGCGCCCCGCTTTGCGCCAATCGCGCTCACCCTCACCCAAATTTTACCGGCGCACTCCTCCCCGGCAGTCCCGGCCACCCAGCTAAAATCGTTTCACTTCACCCGCTTCCCACCCATAATGAGAATTGCTGCT contains these protein-coding regions:
- a CDS encoding ISNCY family transposase encodes the protein MKLDGFDQLIRQFRKFADELPDRRRGKNRSYSMADIFLSAFAVFFTQCPSFLARQKEMQQQQGQSNAQTLFQIEDIPSDNHIRQMLDPIAPEQLLPVYDAIYEAFREQGALDTFRGVHNTTLIALDGTWYFSSENIHCDKCSRIEHKSGGTTYYHSAITPVIVAPGQNQALPLRPEFIVPQDGHDKQDCEITAAKRWLEKNGAFYRTGNAVILGDDLYAHQPFCRRVALYGYHYIFTCKPDSHVSLYQWLALLPANHIRTIAMRVKNKRQHWENHVYRYFNGAPLADGDSPLKVNWCEVTVANQSGQQVYHNAFITDFEITDENVSGIIESGRARWKIENENNNTLKTKGYHLEHNFGHGKQHLSSLLAAMNILAFLFHAFLAFCDQNYKFIRAALPTRKTFFNDLRALLRYMCFPSWNVIMVFMRRGIEYGPQPMPPLIA